The Candidatus Nanopelagicales bacterium DNA segment CCCCTTGTAACTCCGCTTTGGCAATGCGATTCATTCGGGCACTTGTGTCTTCTTGGCCAAGCACAGTTGCCCCACGCACCTGACCTTTGCCTCGAGTCACTTCATCGTGCGTTAAGCCATGCTGAACAACCGCATCAATTTGCTCTTGGAAGACTTCAAGCACCGTTGGGACTTTAACTGGCAAACATCCGGCATAGAGACCAACCATGCCGCTATCGGAAAACCCCTGGCTAAAGGCATACACCGAATAGGCAAGACCGCGCTTTTCACGTACCTCTTGGAATAAGCGACTACTCATACCCCCGCCAAAGGCTGTGGTGAGCACTGCCATTGCATAGCGGCGTTCGTCGCCACGCGCCAGGCCTGGAACGCCGAGCAGCAAGTTTGCCTGCTCTGTCGGACGAGTATTGAGGGAAATTCCAGTCTTCATCACTGGAGTAGTTTTTGATGTTCGCACTGGCTTTTGAAGTGCATCAGCATCCAGATAAGGATCAAAAGCTGCACGAACACGTTTCACAACATCAGCATGGTCGACATTGCCAGCAGCGGAGACCACCATCCCTGATGGCTGGTAGTGCTTCTTATAAAAACTGCGAATTGTCGAACGAGTGAGCCCGCGGATTGAATCCGTGGTTCCTAAAATCGTGCGACCAAGCGGTGTTTGGCCGTAAACAAGCGATGCAAAATCATCATGTATGAGATCACTGGGATCGTCTTCGTACATGGCAATCTCTTCAAGAATCACGCCGCGTTCATCATCAATATCTGATGAACGAAGGAGCGCATCAGTCACCACATCGCACACCACATCAATTGCCATGGGTAAATCGCGATCCAAGACTTTGGCGTGGTAACACGTCAGCTCTTTGCCAGTAAATGCATTGAGGTCACCACCAACGGCCTCAACCATTGATGAAATCTCCAAGGCACTGCGCTTACTTGTGCCTTTAAAAAGTAAATGTTCTAAGAAATGTGCCGAGCCGTGCTGGGCTGGTGTTTCATCACGCGAACCGGCAGTGACCCAGACACCAAATGCCGCTGAGCGGACGCCAGGAACAGCTTGTGTAACGATGCGCAATCCGCCAGGGAGGACGGTGCGGCAGACAATGCTGCCGTCGTCCTCCCTGAGCAGAGTGGTGGTGTGCGCGCGAGCCATGAGCGATTAAGCCGTTGCCTCTTCGATCACTGGTGCGAGTGACAACTTGCCGCGTGGATCAATTTCCTTGATCTCGACCTGCACTTTGTCGCCAACCTTGAGTACATCTTCAACTGCCTCGATGCGCTTGCCGCCGGCCAACTTCTTAACCTCGGAAATGTGCAGCAAGCCATCCTTGCCTGGAACGAGGGAAATGAAGGCACCGAAGGTGGTTGTCTTCACAACTGTTCCGAGGTAGCGCTCGCCAACCTCTGGCATCGTTGGATTTGCAATCTGATTGATTGCGGTTCGTGCAGCGTCAGCCGAAGCGCCATCGGTTGCGCCGATGTAGATCGTGCCGTCATCTTGAATCGTGATGTCAGCGCCAGTTTCTTCTTGGATCTGGTTGATGATCTTGCCTTTAGGCCCAATCACTTCGCCGATCTTGTCCACTGGAATCTGAACACTGATGACGCGTGGCGCAGTTGGTGCCATTTCATCAGGCGTATCAATTGCTTCTGCCATGACTTCAAGAATCGTCAAACGAGCATCGCGGGCCTGATTCAGCGCACTTGCAAGTACTGAAGCAGGAATGCCTTCGAGCTTGGTATCAAGCTGCAACGCGGTAACGAATTCCTTCGTGCCTGCAACCTTGAAATCCATATCGCCGTAGGCATCTTCTGCACCAAGAATGTCGGTGATTGCAACGAATTCCTGCTTGCCATCAACAACACCCGAGATAAGACCCATAGCAATACCAGCAACTGGTGCCTTCAACGGCACACCAGCATTGAGTAGCGACATAGTCGATGCACAAACTGAACCCATTGAGGTTGAACCATTTGAGCCCAGAGCTTCAGAAACCTGGCGGATTGCGTATGGGAAGTCTTCGCGTGATGGAAGAACTGGAACCAACGCACGCTCTGCAAGCGCACCGTGACCGATTTCGCGGCGCTTTGGTGAACCAACACGACCGGTCTCACCTGTTGAGTAAGGAGGGAAGTTGTAGTTGTGCATGTAGCGCTTGCGGTTTTCTGGGTTCAAAGTGTCGAGCTGCTGCTCCATCTTGAGCATGTTCAACGTGGTGATACCCAAAATCTGAGTTTCGCCGCGCTCGAACAATGCTGAACCGTGAACGCGTGGAATGACCTGAACTTCTGCAGCCAAGGTGCGGATGTCAGTAAGGCCACGACCATCGATGCGGATCTTGTCGCGAAGAACGCGCTCACGAACGCTGTTCTTTGTAACCGAGCGAAGTGCTGCGGACAATTCCTTCTCACGTCCAGCGAACTTTTCGCCAAGTGCAGCAAGAACTTCACCCTTGATCGCATCGAGACGATCTTCGCGCTCTGCTTTGCGAACAATGGTCAGCGCCTGAGCAACTGATTCTGCTGCGATGTGCGCTACAGCTTCGTAAGCATCATCTTGGTAATCAAGGAAAATTGGGAAGTCTGCAGTTGGCTTTGCAGCCTTGGCTGCGAGTTCAATCTGCGCTTCACACAGAGCCTTAATGAATGGCTTGCCAGCTTCAAGACCCTGAGCTACAACCTCTTCAGTTGGAGCCGTTGCTCCACCAGCGATGAGTTCGATGGTGCGCTCAGTTGCTTCTGCCTCAACCATCGTGATTGCAACATCGTCACCGGCGATTGAACCTGCAATAACCATGTCGAATACAGCTTCTTCAAGCTGCTCATGTGTTGGGAATGCAACCCACTGGCCGCGAATCAATGCAACGCGTACCGCACCGATTGGACCAGAGAATGGCAAGCCAGCGATCTGCGTTGAAGCTGAAGCAGCGTTGATTGCGACGACGTCGTAGAGATCGCCAGGTGCAAGTGCCATCACCGTGACAACAACCTGCACTTCGTTGCGCAGGCCCTTCACGAAGGTTGGGCGCAATGGGCGGTCAATCAAACGGCAGGTGAGGATTGCATCTTCACTTGGACGACCTTCACGACGGAAGAACGAGCCTGGAATACGACCAACTGCGTACATGCGTTCTTCAACATCCACGGTGAGTGGGAAGAAATCGAATGAATCACGTGGGCTCTTGCCAGCTGTGGTTGCTGAAAGCAGGAATGTCTCTTCGTCGAGTGTGACAGTGACTGAACCTGCAGCCTGCAATGCAAAACGGCCAGTTTCAAATGTGATCGTGCGCTTACCAAATGCACCGTTGTCAATAACGGCGCTTGTTGTTGTTACTTCGGAACCCTCCACGGGTGCCTCCTGTTCTGTTACAGGAGCGCTCGCGAGTGCCGACTTGTGGCGATCATCGATCGAGGCCCACGGGTATTTCGAACCCGGAGGTCACTACCGAGGACCGACAGGCGACGAAGTCGCAGCGCCCCGAATGGTGATATCTGTATGAAATTTTCTCTCTGGAAGGTTTCCACAGAGATGAAGCAAGGCCCGGCACGACTCGCGTACCGGGCCTTTAAGACTTAGCGACGAATGCCGAGCTTCTCAATGATTGTGCGGTAGCGCGCGATGTCGGTCTTCACCAAGTACTGGAGAAGGCGGCGGCGCTGGCCAACGAGAATCAACAGGCCACGGCGGCTGTGGTGATCATGCTTGTGTTCCTTGAGGTGGCCAGTTAAGTCGTTAATACGACGGCTGAGCAATGCAATCTGCACTTCTGGGGAACCGGTATCGCCTGGCTTGGTGCCAAATTCAGCGATGATTTCTTCTTTGACTGCCTTGTCGAGTGACATGACTTTCCTCTCGGGCGCGCCTCTTTAGGGCACTTGCTTGTTGCGACACGAATCTCAGAGCGCCCGCTCTTTGACCGTCTGGAGACCAAAGACTACCAGCCTTACAGCAGCCCCAAGACCGCCCTCGTATTGGCCACATCCGTATTCATCTGATCGATGAGCCCCTCAAGGCCATCGAAGGTCATTTGTCCACGAAGTTGCTCGATGAAGATCACGGTGATTTCGTGGCCATAGAGGTCCAGGTCGGAGCGATCCAGCACATAACTTTCTACCCGACGCTCGACACCAGCAAATTGTGGATTGGTTCCCACCGAAATTGCTGCCGGGTAGCGCTGATTGCCATAGACAAGCCAACCGGCATAAACCCCATCACCTGGGACAACCGGAGTACCTTGCCATTGAAGATTCGCGGTCGGAAACCCCAACTCTCGCCCTCGGTGGTCGCCATGAACCACGATGCCTGACAGGTCATAGTCACGTCCCAGGACGTTTCGTGCTTCCTGCAAATCACCAAGAGCTAGGGCATGACGCACTCGGGTTGAAGACCAAGGCTGGACATCTGCCGCCAAGCCAACTTCGGTGACTGAGAAGTGGTACTGCTGGCCAGCCTCGCGCAGCGTGTTGACATCCCCCGCACCTTCATGACCAAATCGAAAATTGCCACCGACGACAACTGCTTGTGCATTCAAAGTGTCGTGCAGCACCCGGTGGATAAATGTTTCAGGATCCCAACTGGCAACTTCGTCATTGAATTGGAGAACGAACACGTCGTCAACGCCAGCGTCAAACAGCAAGAAACGACGTTCAGCCAATGACGCAAGGGATTGCGGCGCAAGATCTGGACGAACCACAGCCAACGGGTGCGGGTCAAAAGTGAGCGCAATGAGTTCAGTGTGTAAATCATCAGCAATAGCTCGAGCCTGTGCGATGAGTGCCTGATGACCTTTATGAACGCCATCGAACACACCAATGCAGACAACTGCACCCTGTTTTTCGTGTTCGTGACTCATGACTGTTCTACCTTAGGTCACACGAATACGGCCGGGTACTTGGCCGTTGGTCCATGACGTTCAGCTAGTGCCAAAAACTCACCTGCCTGATCGAAGATCGCAATGACACCCTCGTCGACACCCGAATATGACCAGTCAATCCGTCTGCCATGACGAACGAATGCAGCATCTGACTCATTGACGACCCACGATGGGAAGACACGAGCAGCAGCCTCAGCTATTGGAATGAGTGCATGCTGCGGATCAGACAACGCGCCAAAGGTTTCTAGATCAATCGCATCAGTTAATGGCCATTTACCCACGCGCGTTCGACGAAGAGCAGTCAAATGGCCGCCAACTCCCAGTTCGCGGCCAAGGTCACGAGCTAACGCACGGATATATGTGCCAGAACTGCAGGTAACTTCAACGTCAATATCGAGGAATCCCTCCCCCGAGCGATGCGTAAGCGCCTGAAATTCGCTGACGGTTACCCCGCGTGCCTGCAGTTTCACTTCGTCACCAGAACGCACTTTTGCGTACGCCCGCTGACCGTTAACTTTAATGGCACTGACCGAACTTGGGACTTGCTCGATTTCCCCAGTGAGCAATTCAATGCCCTGCAGCACCGCATCGAAACTCAAATATTCGATTGCCTCGCGCGAAGCTACTTCGATAACTTCACCTTCGGCATCATCAGTAACTGTGCTTTGGCCAAGCCGAATAGTTGCCGCATACGTCTTGTCGGCTCCAGCGATATAACCCAACAGTCTGGTTGCGCGACCAACGCCAAGCACTAAAACACCAGTCGCCATCGGGTCAAGAGTTCCCGCATGACCTACTTTGCGGGTATTCAAAATTCGCCGAGTTCGACCGACCACATCGTGTGAGGTCCACTCAGATGGCTTATCGAGAACGAGCAACCCGTTCACTCGTCAGATTCAACCTCACGCGGATGACGATACGGATCGACCTCACCTGCATAGGTACCTTGCGCCGCTTGCAGATGCACGCGTTCATCGTCCTCTTGAGCCTTGCGCAACAACTCTTCTACGTGACGAGCGTTCTCTGGCATCGCGTCAGCGAAGAAGGCAAGGGACGGAGTGAATTTGATTCCCGTCTGCTTGCCAACTTCGCTGCGCAACAATCCTTTTGCTGACTCAAGAGCCGCAGCTGTCTCATCTTGAGCTTGAGCATCGCCATACACGGTGTAGAAAACCGATGCTTCGCGTAGATCGGGTGTCATACGCACGTCAGTGATCGTGATGAAACCCAAACGAGGGTCCTTCACGCGCTTTTCGAGCGTCTCAGCCACAATCACGCGAACGCGATCTTCGAGCTTATGTTGGCGTGCCTTACTCATGGCTTACGAGGCTTCTCGCGCATCTCGAAGGTTTCGATGATGTCATCAACCTTGACGTCTTGGAAGTTACCAAGGTTGATACCGCACTCGAATCCTTCTCGCACTTCAGTGACATCGTCCTTGAAGCGACGCAATCCTGCGATTGCAACGCCATCCGCCACAACTGCTCCATCGCGGATAACACGCGCCTTTGAGTTGCGCTTGATATCGCCACTTTGCACAAGACAGCCTGCGATGGTGCCGAACTTTGAAGACTTGAAGACATCGCGAACCTGCGCGGTTCCGAGTTGTACTTCTTCGTATTCCGGCTTGAGCATGCCGCGAAGTGCCTGCTCAACATCATCGATTGCTTGGTAGATGACGCTGTAGAAGCGAACGTCAACGCCTTCATGAGTAGCAAGATCAGCGACTTTACCTTCAGGTCGCACGTTGAATCCAATGATGACTGCCTTTGACGCAGCCGCCAATGTGACGTCGTTCTTGGTAATGGCGCCAACACCACGGTGGATGACGCGCATCGAAACTTCATCGCCAACATCGATCTTGGTGAGAGCTTCTTCAAGTGCTTCAACCGAACCAGATACGTCGCCCTTGATGATGAGGTTCAGCTCTGCAACCTCACCCTTTTCAATGGACTCGAGGAAGTCTTCAAGTGAACGCTTCACGCGGTTCTTTGCCAACATCGCGTTGCGCTCACGCGCTTGACGTGTCTGAGCAATCTGACGCGCGATGCGGTCTTCTGAAACCACCAAGAAACTATCACCGGCACCTGGAACAGAAGTCAGGCCAAGGACCTGAACCGCTGTGGAAGGACCAGCTTCTTCAATGACATTGCCGAGGTCATCGTGCATTGCACGCACACGACCAAAGGCATCGCCAGCAACAATTGAATCGCCAGCACGCAAGGTTCCGCGTTGAACAAGCACCGTTGCAACTGGGCCACGACCACGGTCAAGGTGAGCTTCGATCGCAACACCCTGAGCATCCTGATTTGGATTAGCGCGAAGA contains these protein-coding regions:
- the rbfA gene encoding 30S ribosome-binding factor RbfA: MSKARQHKLEDRVRVIVAETLEKRVKDPRLGFITITDVRMTPDLREASVFYTVYGDAQAQDETAAALESAKGLLRSEVGKQTGIKFTPSLAFFADAMPENARHVEELLRKAQEDDERVHLQAAQGTYAGEVDPYRHPREVESDE
- a CDS encoding bifunctional riboflavin kinase/FAD synthetase; the encoded protein is MSHEHEKQGAVVCIGVFDGVHKGHQALIAQARAIADDLHTELIALTFDPHPLAVVRPDLAPQSLASLAERRFLLFDAGVDDVFVLQFNDEVASWDPETFIHRVLHDTLNAQAVVVGGNFRFGHEGAGDVNTLREAGQQYHFSVTEVGLAADVQPWSSTRVRHALALGDLQEARNVLGRDYDLSGIVVHGDHRGRELGFPTANLQWQGTPVVPGDGVYAGWLVYGNQRYPAAISVGTNPQFAGVERRVESYVLDRSDLDLYGHEITVIFIEQLRGQMTFDGLEGLIDQMNTDVANTRAVLGLL
- the truB gene encoding tRNA pseudouridine(55) synthase TruB, with translation MNGLLVLDKPSEWTSHDVVGRTRRILNTRKVGHAGTLDPMATGVLVLGVGRATRLLGYIAGADKTYAATIRLGQSTVTDDAEGEVIEVASREAIEYLSFDAVLQGIELLTGEIEQVPSSVSAIKVNGQRAYAKVRSGDEVKLQARGVTVSEFQALTHRSGEGFLDIDVEVTCSSGTYIRALARDLGRELGVGGHLTALRRTRVGKWPLTDAIDLETFGALSDPQHALIPIAEAAARVFPSWVVNESDAAFVRHGRRIDWSYSGVDEGVIAIFDQAGEFLALAERHGPTAKYPAVFV
- the rpsO gene encoding 30S ribosomal protein S15, producing the protein MSLDKAVKEEIIAEFGTKPGDTGSPEVQIALLSRRINDLTGHLKEHKHDHHSRRGLLILVGQRRRLLQYLVKTDIARYRTIIEKLGIRR
- a CDS encoding polyribonucleotide nucleotidyltransferase, with the protein product MEGSEVTTTSAVIDNGAFGKRTITFETGRFALQAAGSVTVTLDEETFLLSATTAGKSPRDSFDFFPLTVDVEERMYAVGRIPGSFFRREGRPSEDAILTCRLIDRPLRPTFVKGLRNEVQVVVTVMALAPGDLYDVVAINAASASTQIAGLPFSGPIGAVRVALIRGQWVAFPTHEQLEEAVFDMVIAGSIAGDDVAITMVEAEATERTIELIAGGATAPTEEVVAQGLEAGKPFIKALCEAQIELAAKAAKPTADFPIFLDYQDDAYEAVAHIAAESVAQALTIVRKAEREDRLDAIKGEVLAALGEKFAGREKELSAALRSVTKNSVRERVLRDKIRIDGRGLTDIRTLAAEVQVIPRVHGSALFERGETQILGITTLNMLKMEQQLDTLNPENRKRYMHNYNFPPYSTGETGRVGSPKRREIGHGALAERALVPVLPSREDFPYAIRQVSEALGSNGSTSMGSVCASTMSLLNAGVPLKAPVAGIAMGLISGVVDGKQEFVAITDILGAEDAYGDMDFKVAGTKEFVTALQLDTKLEGIPASVLASALNQARDARLTILEVMAEAIDTPDEMAPTAPRVISVQIPVDKIGEVIGPKGKIINQIQEETGADITIQDDGTIYIGATDGASADAARTAINQIANPTMPEVGERYLGTVVKTTTFGAFISLVPGKDGLLHISEVKKLAGGKRIEAVEDVLKVGDKVQVEIKEIDPRGKLSLAPVIEEATA
- a CDS encoding pitrilysin family protein, giving the protein MARAHTTTLLREDDGSIVCRTVLPGGLRIVTQAVPGVRSAAFGVWVTAGSRDETPAQHGSAHFLEHLLFKGTSKRSALEISSMVEAVGGDLNAFTGKELTCYHAKVLDRDLPMAIDVVCDVVTDALLRSSDIDDERGVILEEIAMYEDDPSDLIHDDFASLVYGQTPLGRTILGTTDSIRGLTRSTIRSFYKKHYQPSGMVVSAAGNVDHADVVKRVRAAFDPYLDADALQKPVRTSKTTPVMKTGISLNTRPTEQANLLLGVPGLARGDERRYAMAVLTTAFGGGMSSRLFQEVREKRGLAYSVYAFSQGFSDSGMVGLYAGCLPVKVPTVLEVFQEQIDAVVQHGLTHDEVTRGKGQVRGATVLGQEDTSARMNRIAKAELQGEELMSIDQLLSRVDEVTPEAVHAVAAEVLSQKASLAVIGPFEDASVFGFNE